Proteins co-encoded in one Leptospira inadai serovar Lyme str. 10 genomic window:
- a CDS encoding methyl-accepting chemotaxis protein codes for MQGISKDINRFILRFILFTEVAAYVIAIPISLLLFYLILEIDDRQTQSLIFSASLVSLVLLVYTFFATRWKLSPLLNYRNQFETGAVNREVVFKAQKALFRLPFIHSIEVGLRMFSGGAITAILFDYLFPEIGADIYNLFGILLFVTASLAMHYYLTTDRLKDDLSRTDLFGSIDSGSLVKLSLNRTLSLTFFFIVFVLSIGVSTVVYKLTYNSIRTAYFGQMKNISQTLDLLTETLYREAETEAKDVIEDRNLLFLLSRFQYKDASESLNRFLLTSLKFEGIAVWTEEADQYRKLSATGTLLEEPAIYANRFGLPTPKELRVILEKDGLFLTEPSASSATGAPVLLYIKELQIPNGPKSFVVFSFKIGDLTTWILQSIKVGKTGYPGIMSSKMTFLNHINPSFRLKNIQEFSFRDAFTGSVDSVPVRYTLDGIFKFTMYKTNQKYGFKSFVTVDNEEISGQALNTALYMIAISFVGLIFVGALIYFVLTKNLQPLKESRDLIEKMAEGDLGHTISVFSRNEIGEMSISINEFNKKVKNVLRKISDASSNLASSSEEMSATLRSISDNAQGQAASAEEISASIEEISAGMDSISHQTEEQVKLLDRLGGEMNEFSASIRDTSQNVADTLGQVKRITEDAKKGGKALELTNASIGKISRSSDEITGVIEIITNISEQIHLLALNAAIEAARAGNAGKGFAVVADEISKLADKTANSTKDIEEIIQSNEAEIGIGVGNIKETVAVIGGIIHDIQIIYDRMSEVSSFMGEQLKRNESVNRSGIEVKSRSDSIRAAVQEQKLAIEEIARTISNINELTQSNAASSEELSSSSVGLANLAEDLKKDSEYFHF; via the coding sequence TATCTTGGAAATAGATGATAGGCAAACTCAAAGCCTGATTTTTTCCGCCTCTCTAGTATCCTTGGTCTTACTCGTCTATACGTTCTTTGCGACTCGTTGGAAACTCTCTCCTCTCTTAAATTATAGAAACCAATTCGAGACCGGGGCCGTAAATCGCGAGGTCGTCTTTAAGGCGCAGAAGGCATTATTCCGGCTTCCATTTATTCACTCGATCGAGGTCGGATTACGAATGTTTTCGGGAGGGGCTATCACTGCCATTCTCTTCGATTATCTTTTTCCCGAAATAGGCGCGGACATTTACAATCTCTTCGGGATTCTTCTCTTCGTTACCGCCAGTTTGGCGATGCATTATTACCTGACGACGGATCGTTTAAAGGACGATTTAAGCCGTACGGACCTGTTCGGATCCATTGATTCCGGCTCTTTAGTGAAGCTAAGTTTAAATCGGACCCTATCCTTAACGTTTTTCTTTATCGTGTTCGTGTTGTCGATAGGGGTATCGACGGTGGTTTACAAACTGACCTATAACTCCATTCGAACCGCTTATTTCGGTCAAATGAAGAACATCTCTCAAACCCTCGACCTTCTAACGGAAACTCTCTATCGAGAAGCCGAAACGGAAGCGAAGGATGTGATCGAAGATCGAAATCTACTATTCCTATTATCGAGATTTCAATATAAGGACGCGTCCGAGTCCTTGAATCGATTTTTGTTAACGAGTTTAAAATTCGAAGGAATCGCCGTTTGGACGGAAGAGGCGGACCAGTATCGGAAATTGTCCGCAACCGGAACCTTACTCGAAGAACCCGCAATCTACGCGAATCGATTCGGCCTTCCGACTCCGAAGGAATTAAGAGTCATTCTGGAAAAAGACGGATTATTTCTAACCGAACCCAGTGCCTCATCGGCCACCGGTGCTCCGGTACTTCTTTATATAAAAGAGTTACAAATTCCGAACGGTCCGAAATCGTTTGTCGTCTTCTCGTTTAAAATCGGCGATCTGACTACCTGGATCCTGCAATCGATTAAGGTCGGGAAGACCGGCTATCCCGGAATCATGTCTTCGAAGATGACCTTCCTGAATCATATTAACCCTTCGTTTCGACTCAAGAATATTCAAGAATTCTCATTTAGGGACGCCTTTACCGGGAGCGTGGATTCAGTACCGGTTCGGTACACTCTAGACGGTATATTCAAGTTTACGATGTATAAAACGAATCAGAAATACGGGTTTAAATCCTTCGTAACCGTGGACAACGAGGAGATTTCCGGTCAGGCGTTAAACACCGCCCTCTATATGATCGCGATCTCGTTCGTCGGATTGATTTTCGTAGGCGCCTTGATCTATTTCGTCCTGACTAAGAACCTACAACCCTTGAAGGAAAGCCGGGACCTGATCGAGAAGATGGCCGAAGGGGATTTAGGACATACGATTTCGGTGTTTTCGCGGAACGAAATCGGGGAAATGTCCATTAGCATCAACGAATTTAATAAAAAAGTAAAGAACGTTCTTCGTAAAATATCGGACGCTTCCTCCAACCTCGCCTCTTCGTCGGAGGAAATGTCGGCGACTTTACGGTCGATTTCGGATAATGCCCAGGGTCAAGCGGCTTCCGCGGAAGAAATTTCCGCCTCGATAGAGGAAATTTCCGCCGGTATGGATTCCATCTCGCACCAAACGGAAGAGCAAGTGAAACTTCTGGATCGTCTCGGCGGGGAGATGAACGAATTTTCCGCATCGATTCGCGATACTTCCCAAAACGTGGCGGACACTCTCGGACAAGTAAAGAGAATCACGGAAGACGCTAAAAAAGGCGGAAAAGCCCTCGAACTGACCAACGCGAGTATCGGAAAAATCTCGCGTAGCTCGGATGAGATCACGGGCGTGATCGAAATTATCACGAATATATCCGAGCAAATTCATTTACTCGCCTTAAACGCAGCGATCGAAGCCGCGAGGGCCGGAAATGCGGGAAAAGGATTTGCGGTGGTCGCGGACGAAATTTCCAAACTCGCGGACAAAACAGCGAATAGCACTAAGGATATAGAGGAAATTATCCAATCCAACGAAGCGGAAATCGGAATCGGAGTCGGCAATATCAAAGAAACCGTGGCGGTCATCGGCGGGATTATTCACGATATCCAAATCATCTACGATAGAATGTCCGAAGTGTCTTCCTTTATGGGCGAGCAATTAAAACGGAACGAATCCGTTAATCGAAGTGGTATCGAAGTCAAGAGCCGGTCGGATTCGATTCGAGCGGCGGTTCAGGAGCAAAAATTGGCGATCGAGGAAATCGCGAGAACGATATCGAACATCAACGAACTGACGCAGTCCAATGCTGCCTCGTCGGAGGAACTGAGTTCCAGCTCGGTCGGACTCGCGAATCTAGCGGAGGATCTCAAAAAGGACTCGGAATACTTTCATTTTTGA
- a CDS encoding ABC1 kinase family protein, with the protein MAGFLENLRLGLGGAARMISSGFVFSTKTLLLLKDLAVGGSTSKDLPLRLREAFEELGATYIKLGQFIASAPSLFPEEIVTEMQKCLDSVRPISFKEVEKVIRKELGGKLQDHFLSIDPIPLASASIAQVHSAVTKEGLDVVIKVQRPDIESALGADLNLLYLASLVFEIFVPGLSRSGLSDMMKLFQASIFEEIDFYKEAENIEEFERALLALGETRARVPKVYHNLSTKKILVMERFYGAPITDEISLRKYSKDPQKTLSDALEVWFSTLSRSGFFHADVHAGNLMILRDGTVGFIDFGIVGRISPKIWEGLMIFLEGLATNRAARIASGLILMDSTAQGVDEARLAKDLEKVFGEMSEMVLGIQMGELEAFDEKKLNAILFEFRELAQRNGLKIPKEFGLLIKQILYFDRYVKAFAPDIDLIRDREKFIR; encoded by the coding sequence ATGGCCGGATTCCTTGAGAACCTTCGCCTCGGATTGGGTGGAGCTGCGAGAATGATATCGAGCGGTTTCGTCTTTTCGACTAAGACCTTATTGCTTTTGAAAGACCTAGCCGTAGGCGGAAGCACATCTAAGGACCTCCCACTGCGTTTACGGGAAGCCTTCGAAGAATTGGGGGCGACTTATATTAAACTCGGGCAATTTATTGCCTCGGCTCCCTCTCTCTTCCCGGAAGAAATCGTTACGGAAATGCAAAAATGCCTGGATTCCGTCCGCCCTATTTCCTTTAAAGAAGTAGAAAAAGTGATCCGTAAAGAGCTTGGAGGAAAGCTCCAGGATCATTTTCTAAGCATCGATCCAATTCCTCTTGCATCGGCTTCCATCGCTCAAGTTCATTCGGCAGTTACCAAAGAAGGCCTGGATGTGGTCATCAAGGTTCAAAGACCCGACATAGAGTCGGCTCTCGGAGCGGATCTAAATTTACTCTATCTAGCCAGTCTCGTTTTTGAAATCTTCGTGCCCGGTCTCAGTCGTTCCGGACTTTCCGATATGATGAAGTTATTCCAGGCTTCCATCTTCGAAGAAATCGATTTCTATAAGGAAGCCGAGAATATCGAGGAATTCGAAAGGGCGCTTCTCGCGCTGGGAGAAACCAGAGCCAGAGTTCCTAAAGTTTATCATAATTTAAGCACCAAGAAAATATTGGTCATGGAGAGATTCTACGGTGCCCCGATTACCGACGAGATCTCTCTTCGAAAATATTCTAAAGACCCGCAAAAGACCCTATCCGACGCATTGGAAGTTTGGTTCTCTACGCTATCTAGATCCGGCTTTTTTCACGCCGATGTTCATGCAGGAAATTTAATGATCCTTAGGGATGGAACGGTCGGCTTTATCGATTTCGGAATTGTCGGCAGAATCTCTCCTAAAATATGGGAAGGATTGATGATTTTCCTGGAAGGTCTCGCAACGAATCGCGCCGCCAGAATCGCAAGCGGTTTGATTCTCATGGATTCGACGGCGCAGGGCGTCGACGAAGCGCGCTTGGCAAAAGACCTCGAAAAAGTTTTCGGTGAAATGAGTGAGATGGTCCTAGGGATTCAAATGGGAGAATTAGAGGCTTTCGATGAGAAAAAGCTGAACGCAATCTTATTCGAATTTAGGGAACTAGCCCAAAGAAACGGCCTCAAGATTCCTAAAGAATTCGGACTTTTAATCAAACAAATTCTGTACTTCGATCGTTATGTGAAGGCGTTCGCTCCGGATATCGATCTAATAAGGGATAGAGAAAAATTCATCCGATGA
- a CDS encoding helicase — MSGETVLLQELEKLELNDLKKIAALWNIPKPPYKEKNKNLKFLYDTFLDEFYLKGVLEKLTVLQVNIYTAILKNKNVLTLGEISRKVNIPPINVEMELNLLRKYHLVYQRKNRERLTNNLDKYHAFDELSDLVPLDQNLKGDKYKISIEKLLDHKKLTDISAEWKKAVKAPSKLDTIRKFYAHATTPEAFENAITSLSELERDTVVRIYLSGGVADADDIRSFVVMNRGKYEVIVPALIEKGLVADVCFVEEKFVRVFALPEELLKYIQHNPILPSVKKGTRQRQEKSATNELDFFLNTKKLLSYISRKGLVLAKSGKVKQADHKRTEQELLNPDISIFPEKSQIYQMELILPILRLLNLADIKGENIILRGDVEGFLKKDIFEIMKLVIHEVNEARMKRINPPEVFQPTEMPFYDKMILDKCVNLIIKSKRIHLSVIFSTIIRDHLIMSPGFRTKNFQTDLADLRKEIMSAIFYLHLFGLLEVEYPNRFLALSKLGEYFFQTGELTNATEKGGITINPDFSVIAFPEKVSTNGIHLLKAFTELKDYDRVYTFVLTKEAYQLGILLGYKPSEFIDFLKASSKAELAQNLLFLLEDWGGNLPVVEVAEDCVLVRTKDQNVMELLLGQIKGKKIVLDEIGPNAVLVDKTRVQDVITVAEKLNLIIRLTR, encoded by the coding sequence ATGAGCGGCGAAACAGTTTTGTTACAAGAACTCGAGAAACTCGAACTTAACGACTTAAAAAAGATCGCCGCACTTTGGAACATTCCTAAGCCGCCATACAAGGAAAAGAATAAAAATCTTAAGTTCTTGTACGACACATTTCTAGATGAGTTTTATCTAAAAGGTGTTCTGGAGAAGCTCACAGTCCTCCAAGTCAATATTTATACCGCGATTCTTAAAAACAAGAATGTCCTAACGCTAGGTGAGATTTCACGGAAAGTGAATATTCCACCGATTAATGTCGAGATGGAATTGAATCTTCTGCGGAAGTATCATCTGGTTTATCAGCGTAAAAATCGCGAACGTCTTACCAATAATTTAGACAAATATCACGCTTTCGACGAGTTGTCGGATCTTGTCCCCTTAGACCAAAATCTAAAAGGGGATAAGTATAAGATCAGTATCGAGAAACTTCTCGATCATAAAAAACTGACCGATATATCGGCAGAATGGAAAAAGGCCGTAAAGGCGCCTTCTAAGCTTGATACGATCCGTAAGTTCTATGCCCATGCGACCACACCCGAGGCTTTTGAGAACGCAATTACCTCTCTTTCCGAATTGGAAAGGGACACTGTCGTTCGCATTTATCTGAGCGGGGGAGTAGCGGACGCGGACGATATCCGCAGTTTCGTGGTTATGAATCGCGGAAAATACGAAGTAATCGTTCCCGCCTTGATCGAAAAGGGTCTGGTCGCGGATGTTTGTTTTGTAGAGGAAAAATTCGTACGAGTTTTCGCTCTTCCCGAAGAATTATTAAAATATATCCAGCACAATCCGATTCTTCCTTCCGTTAAGAAAGGAACTCGTCAGCGTCAGGAAAAGTCCGCCACTAACGAGTTGGACTTCTTCTTAAATACTAAGAAACTCCTATCCTATATCAGTCGAAAAGGCTTGGTTCTCGCAAAATCGGGAAAAGTGAAGCAAGCGGATCACAAGAGAACCGAGCAGGAACTACTGAATCCCGATATCAGTATCTTTCCGGAAAAAAGCCAAATCTATCAAATGGAACTCATTCTTCCGATATTGCGCCTACTGAATTTGGCGGATATCAAGGGAGAGAACATCATTCTCAGAGGCGACGTGGAAGGCTTCTTGAAGAAGGATATTTTCGAAATCATGAAGCTCGTGATTCATGAAGTCAACGAAGCCAGAATGAAGCGCATCAATCCTCCGGAAGTGTTCCAGCCGACCGAGATGCCTTTTTACGATAAGATGATTTTAGACAAGTGCGTGAACTTGATCATCAAATCCAAACGCATTCATTTATCCGTGATTTTCTCGACGATTATTCGCGATCATTTGATCATGTCTCCCGGATTTAGGACGAAGAATTTTCAAACCGATTTAGCGGACCTGCGCAAAGAGATTATGAGCGCTATTTTCTACCTGCACTTATTCGGTCTCTTGGAAGTCGAGTATCCCAACCGCTTTCTCGCCTTATCTAAGTTAGGCGAATACTTCTTCCAGACGGGGGAATTGACGAACGCAACCGAGAAAGGCGGTATCACTATAAATCCCGACTTCTCGGTAATTGCCTTCCCCGAAAAAGTCTCTACGAACGGCATTCATTTGCTCAAGGCTTTCACGGAGCTCAAGGATTACGATCGAGTTTATACGTTTGTCCTAACAAAAGAGGCGTATCAGCTCGGAATTCTACTCGGCTATAAACCGTCTGAATTTATCGACTTCCTTAAGGCCTCTAGCAAGGCGGAGTTGGCACAAAACCTTCTTTTCCTTTTGGAAGATTGGGGAGGGAACCTTCCTGTCGTGGAAGTTGCGGAAGATTGCGTACTCGTGAGAACGAAAGATCAGAACGTAATGGAATTACTTTTAGGCCAGATAAAAGGCAAGAAGATCGTTCTGGATGAAATCGGCCCGAACGCGGTTCTGGTCGATAAAACCAGAGTGCAGGACGTAATCACGGTCGCCGAAAAGCTGAATCTGATCATCAGATTAACCCGTTAA
- a CDS encoding FeoA family protein, which translates to MKKTLFELEPGDSPVLSGLRELPGKEGLVRNLLDMGFLPGTKLQILAKYPSQDKIIVKIGLVQLALRNIEAELLELEESK; encoded by the coding sequence ATGAAAAAGACCCTTTTCGAATTAGAGCCCGGCGATTCGCCCGTTCTATCGGGTTTACGGGAACTCCCCGGAAAAGAAGGCCTGGTTCGCAATTTATTGGATATGGGGTTTCTCCCCGGAACAAAGCTCCAGATACTTGCTAAATATCCTAGCCAAGATAAAATAATCGTAAAAATCGGTTTAGTCCAGTTAGCCTTAAGAAATATCGAGGCGGAATTATTGGAATTAGAGGAATCAAAGTGA